In a single window of the Cupriavidus sp. P-10 genome:
- the miaB gene encoding tRNA (N6-isopentenyl adenosine(37)-C2)-methylthiotransferase MiaB — protein sequence MKKVFVKTYGCQMNEYDSDKMVDVLNASQGLEPTDNVEDADVILFNTCSVREKAQEKVFSELGRMKALKAVKPDLVIGVGGCVASQEGASIVSRAPYVDVVFGPQTLHRLPDLIARRQRTGQSQVDISFPEIEKFDHLPPARVDGPSAFVSIMEGCSKYCSYCVVPYTRGEEVSRPFEDVLAEVAGLAGQGVREVTLLGQNVNAYRGKMGDTSEIADFALLIEYVAEIPGIERIRYTTSHPKEFTSRLVELYGRCDKLVNHLHLPVQHASDRILMAMKRGYSVLEYKSIIRKLRALRPQMSMSSDFIVGFPGETDADFEKLMAMIEEIGYDTSFSFIFSPRPGTPAANLHDDTPHEVKLRRLQRLQATIEENVQRISQNMVGTVQRILVEGPARKDPTELHGRTENNRVVNFALPGVPQAGRDRLVGQMVDVSITQAFPHSLRGEIVVRQ from the coding sequence ATGAAGAAAGTTTTCGTCAAGACGTACGGCTGCCAGATGAACGAGTATGACTCGGACAAGATGGTCGACGTCCTCAACGCCAGCCAGGGGCTGGAACCCACCGACAACGTCGAAGACGCCGACGTGATCCTGTTCAACACCTGCTCGGTGCGCGAGAAAGCGCAGGAGAAGGTGTTCTCCGAACTGGGCCGGATGAAGGCGCTCAAGGCGGTCAAGCCCGACCTGGTGATCGGCGTCGGCGGCTGCGTCGCCAGCCAGGAAGGCGCCAGCATCGTCTCGCGCGCACCGTACGTCGACGTGGTGTTCGGCCCGCAGACCCTGCACCGCCTGCCAGACCTGATCGCGCGCCGCCAGCGCACCGGCCAGTCGCAGGTCGATATTTCCTTCCCCGAGATCGAGAAGTTCGACCACCTGCCGCCGGCGCGCGTGGATGGCCCGAGTGCCTTCGTGTCGATCATGGAAGGCTGCTCCAAGTACTGCAGCTACTGCGTGGTGCCCTACACCCGCGGCGAGGAAGTCTCGCGCCCGTTCGAGGACGTGCTGGCCGAAGTCGCCGGCCTGGCGGGGCAAGGCGTGCGCGAAGTCACGCTGCTGGGCCAGAACGTCAACGCCTACCGCGGCAAGATGGGCGACACCAGCGAGATCGCCGATTTTGCGCTGCTGATCGAATACGTGGCCGAGATCCCGGGCATCGAGCGCATCCGCTACACCACCAGCCACCCGAAGGAATTCACCTCGCGCCTGGTCGAGCTGTACGGCCGCTGCGACAAACTGGTGAACCACCTGCACCTGCCGGTGCAGCATGCGTCGGACCGCATCCTGATGGCGATGAAGCGCGGCTACAGCGTGCTGGAGTACAAGAGCATCATCCGCAAGCTGCGCGCGCTGCGCCCGCAGATGTCGATGTCGTCGGACTTTATCGTCGGCTTCCCCGGCGAGACCGATGCCGACTTCGAGAAGCTGATGGCGATGATCGAAGAGATCGGCTACGACACCTCGTTCTCTTTCATCTTCAGCCCGCGCCCGGGCACGCCCGCGGCCAACCTGCACGACGACACCCCGCACGAGGTCAAGCTGCGCCGGCTGCAGCGCCTGCAGGCCACCATCGAGGAAAACGTACAGCGCATCAGCCAGAACATGGTCGGCACGGTGCAGCGCATCCTGGTGGAAGGCCCGGCCCGCAAGGACCCGACCGAGCTGCATGGCCGCACCGAGAACAACCGCGTGGTCAACTTTGCGCTGCCCGGCGTGCCCCAGGCAGGCCGCGACCGGCTGGTCGGCCAGATGGTCGACGTCAGCATCACGCAGGCATTCCCGCACTCGCTGCGCGGCGAGATCGTGGTCCGGCAGTAA
- a CDS encoding ClcB-like voltage-gated chloride channel protein, with product MRPGARAMRLRFLEDQEVTLFAAIPVGIVAAIATTLFKEALDGAGVVLFSSHADVVVVFAALALGWRVVVPAVGGALAGALLVLSNRLASSHSGATDYMEAVANGSGRLPVRITLLRAMSSFFSIVSGSSVGKEGAMIQLAALCGSLFPTTRLERGGGSNMRRMLTACAAAAGLATVYHTPFSAAVFVAEVVFGALAVQRLMPLFLASVAGAMVSQWHGGLQPLYPGLEIAPDLRPHILLAAAGLGVAAGIVGALFMRASGFARSRFAAVPGGPVARLALGGALVGVLAMAVPEVVGNGYHTIQTILQEQPLSVPVAAVLLAKLVATVISMGSGAVGGVFTPSLFVGAALGQLLALAMHGVADGATPLLPLVGMSAFLAATSQAPLMSVLMVFEMTLAPALLLPSMIGAVAAYYTASRCQTLSLYSVIAERAQASAAAEHARTMTLAGLCDPTATVLDPNATLAEAADKFAETGTRYLYLVQFDGRLLGALSIHAVQRAQREGSQQGVLELAERDFPALTPDSRLRDALEVFAAHGINRIPLVRDTVDRELIGTVSKQRVLQEASCLF from the coding sequence CTGCGCCCCGGAGCCCGCGCCATGCGCTTGCGTTTCCTTGAAGACCAGGAAGTCACCCTCTTTGCGGCCATCCCGGTCGGCATCGTGGCAGCCATCGCGACCACGCTGTTCAAGGAGGCGCTGGACGGTGCCGGCGTGGTGCTGTTCTCCAGCCATGCCGACGTGGTGGTCGTCTTTGCCGCGCTGGCACTGGGCTGGCGCGTAGTCGTGCCGGCGGTGGGCGGCGCGCTGGCCGGCGCGCTGCTGGTGCTGTCCAATCGGCTGGCCAGCAGCCACAGCGGCGCAACTGACTATATGGAAGCGGTTGCCAACGGCAGCGGCCGGCTGCCGGTGCGGATCACGCTGCTGCGCGCCATGTCGTCATTCTTCTCCATCGTCAGCGGCAGCTCGGTCGGCAAGGAAGGCGCGATGATCCAGCTGGCGGCGCTATGCGGCTCGCTGTTCCCGACCACGCGGCTGGAGCGCGGCGGCGGCTCGAACATGCGCCGGATGCTGACGGCCTGTGCCGCCGCAGCGGGCCTGGCCACCGTCTATCACACCCCTTTCTCCGCGGCCGTCTTCGTTGCCGAAGTGGTGTTTGGGGCGCTGGCCGTCCAGCGGCTGATGCCTCTGTTCCTTGCGTCGGTAGCCGGTGCCATGGTCAGCCAGTGGCACGGCGGACTGCAGCCACTGTATCCGGGGCTGGAAATCGCGCCCGACCTGCGCCCGCATATCCTGCTGGCCGCCGCCGGGCTCGGCGTGGCGGCCGGCATCGTCGGCGCGCTGTTCATGCGCGCGTCGGGCTTCGCCCGCAGCCGCTTTGCCGCGGTGCCGGGCGGGCCGGTGGCGCGGCTGGCGCTGGGCGGCGCGCTGGTCGGCGTGCTGGCGATGGCCGTGCCCGAAGTGGTGGGCAACGGCTACCACACCATCCAGACCATCCTGCAGGAACAGCCGCTGAGCGTGCCGGTGGCCGCAGTGCTGCTGGCCAAGCTGGTGGCTACGGTGATCAGCATGGGCTCGGGCGCGGTCGGCGGGGTGTTTACGCCGTCGCTGTTCGTTGGCGCGGCGCTGGGGCAACTGCTGGCGCTGGCCATGCATGGCGTGGCCGACGGCGCCACGCCGCTGCTGCCGCTGGTCGGGATGAGCGCGTTCCTGGCGGCGACCAGCCAGGCGCCGCTGATGTCGGTGCTGATGGTGTTCGAAATGACGCTGGCGCCGGCGCTGCTGCTGCCGTCGATGATCGGCGCGGTGGCGGCGTACTACACGGCGTCGCGCTGCCAGACGCTGTCGCTGTACAGCGTGATCGCCGAGCGCGCGCAGGCGTCGGCCGCGGCCGAGCATGCGCGCACCATGACGCTGGCGGGGCTGTGCGACCCGACCGCCACCGTGCTCGACCCCAATGCCACCCTCGCCGAGGCGGCCGACAAGTTCGCCGAGACCGGTACCCGCTATCTATATCTGGTGCAGTTCGACGGCCGCCTGCTGGGGGCACTGTCGATCCACGCGGTGCAGCGCGCCCAGCGCGAAGGCTCGCAGCAAGGCGTGCTGGAACTGGCCGAACGCGACTTCCCGGCGCTGACCCCCGATTCGCGCCTGCGCGATGCGCTTGAGGTGTTCGCCGCACACGGCATCAACCGGATCCCGCTGGTGCGGGACACGGTCGACCGTGAGCTGATCGGCACCGTGTCGAAGCAGCGTGTGCTGCAAGAAGCATCCTGCCTCTTCTGA
- a CDS encoding CaiB/BaiF CoA transferase family protein — protein sequence MSEHGKLLPLRGIKVVEFEGIGPGPLCGAMLAGLGAEVTLVTRPVAPDARRILRGQAVPPEMELEHGKQVVQLNLKSPEGVAAALELVAGADALIEGLRPGAMERLGLGPKACHARNPRLVYGRMTGWGQSGPLAQSAGHDLNYIALTGLLSMAARDDALPMVPPTVMGDATGALGLAFGLTSAILSARASGEGCVVDAAITDIVAMLGSLVQVSRAAGTLGGPQPSPFHDSPFYDVYRCADGRAITLGALEPQFYRELLERLELTDLDPATQYDRAQWPALKARIAACIAAQPSTHWEALLGGTDVCFARVLTLDEAARHPHNQARGTYQLYRQGEREVPRSTPAPRFLPAGTE from the coding sequence ATGAGTGAGCATGGCAAGCTGCTGCCCCTGCGCGGCATCAAGGTGGTGGAGTTCGAAGGCATCGGCCCCGGCCCGCTGTGCGGCGCGATGCTGGCCGGCCTGGGCGCCGAGGTGACGCTGGTGACCCGCCCGGTCGCGCCCGACGCGCGCCGCATCCTGCGCGGCCAGGCCGTGCCGCCGGAGATGGAGCTGGAGCACGGCAAGCAGGTCGTGCAGCTGAACCTGAAATCGCCCGAGGGCGTGGCCGCGGCGCTGGAGCTGGTGGCTGGCGCTGACGCGCTGATTGAAGGGCTGCGCCCCGGGGCGATGGAGCGGTTGGGCCTGGGCCCCAAGGCCTGTCACGCCCGCAATCCGCGTCTGGTGTACGGCCGCATGACGGGCTGGGGCCAGAGCGGCCCGCTGGCGCAGAGCGCCGGGCATGACCTGAACTACATCGCGCTGACCGGCCTGCTGTCGATGGCAGCACGCGACGACGCGCTGCCGATGGTGCCGCCGACCGTGATGGGCGACGCCACCGGCGCGCTCGGCCTGGCCTTTGGCCTGACCAGCGCCATCCTGAGCGCGCGTGCCAGCGGCGAGGGCTGCGTGGTCGATGCGGCGATCACCGACATCGTTGCCATGCTCGGTTCCCTGGTGCAGGTGTCGCGGGCCGCCGGCACGCTGGGCGGGCCCCAGCCCAGCCCATTCCACGATTCGCCGTTCTATGACGTCTACCGCTGCGCCGACGGCCGCGCCATCACGCTGGGCGCACTCGAGCCGCAGTTCTACCGCGAACTGCTCGAACGGCTGGAACTGACCGACCTCGATCCCGCAACGCAGTACGACCGCGCCCAGTGGCCCGCCCTCAAGGCGCGCATCGCCGCCTGCATCGCGGCGCAGCCGAGTACGCACTGGGAAGCGCTGCTGGGCGGCACCGATGTCTGCTTCGCGCGCGTGCTGACGCTGGACGAGGCCGCCCGCCATCCGCACAACCAGGCGCGCGGCACCTACCAGCTGTACCGGCAGGGCGAGCGCGAGGTGCCGCGCTCGACGCCGGCGCCGCGCTTCCTGCCCGCGGGCACGGAGTGA
- a CDS encoding universal stress protein — protein MTNIVLATDGSAFSDAAARFIAEGKLLQNGFTVHVVHVAPEVSGQVRAFVSKETIDDWHKEASDKAMAGVSEILSGAGVPFERHALHGFAPERIVTYARSVSAQAIVMGTHGRGSFFDAVIGSVAGRVLAQADCPVLLVKAPEKK, from the coding sequence ATGACCAATATCGTGCTCGCCACCGATGGCTCGGCCTTCAGCGATGCCGCGGCACGCTTTATTGCCGAAGGCAAGCTGCTGCAGAACGGCTTTACCGTGCATGTCGTGCATGTGGCCCCGGAAGTCAGCGGCCAGGTGCGCGCCTTTGTCAGCAAGGAGACGATCGACGACTGGCACAAGGAGGCCAGCGACAAGGCGATGGCGGGTGTCAGCGAGATCCTGTCGGGGGCCGGCGTGCCCTTCGAGCGGCATGCGCTGCATGGCTTCGCGCCGGAGCGCATCGTGACCTACGCGCGTTCGGTGAGTGCGCAAGCCATCGTGATGGGCACGCACGGCCGCGGCTCGTTCTTCGATGCGGTGATCGGCTCGGTGGCCGGGCGCGTGCTGGCGCAGGCGGATTGCCCGGTGCTGCTGGTCAAGGCACCGGAAAAGAAGTAG
- a CDS encoding response regulator transcription factor, which translates to MHHALIVDEPSRFRTTLSGQLTAALDAAEVLEADGVRDAFRLVRDHRPGLVLVDVEYFGNPGVDFVRRVSATFPAVYVLVLSGTDATAAPVRALRAGAHGFVVKHRGVPEVLQAARGVLSGYLVFPMRTLEAARQLGEALDSGVPRLSNREITILQYLARGHSNKAIAGELLISSKTVSTHKANIMAKLNVNSLVEMVDYARRHQLVW; encoded by the coding sequence TTGCACCACGCGCTGATCGTCGACGAGCCTTCCCGGTTCCGCACTACGCTGTCCGGCCAACTGACAGCGGCATTGGATGCCGCCGAAGTGCTGGAAGCCGACGGCGTGCGCGATGCATTCCGGCTGGTGCGCGACCACCGGCCCGGGCTGGTGCTGGTCGATGTCGAGTATTTCGGCAATCCTGGCGTTGATTTCGTCCGACGCGTGTCGGCGACCTTTCCCGCGGTATACGTGCTGGTGCTGTCCGGTACCGACGCCACCGCCGCGCCGGTGCGGGCGTTGCGCGCCGGCGCGCATGGCTTCGTGGTCAAGCACCGCGGCGTGCCCGAGGTGCTGCAGGCCGCGCGAGGCGTGCTGAGCGGCTATCTGGTGTTCCCCATGCGCACGCTGGAGGCCGCGAGACAGCTTGGCGAAGCGCTCGACTCCGGCGTTCCGCGGCTCAGCAACCGCGAGATCACTATCCTGCAATACCTGGCGCGCGGCCATTCCAACAAGGCGATCGCCGGGGAGCTGCTAATCAGCAGCAAGACGGTCAGCACGCACAAGGCCAATATCATGGCCAAGCTCAATGTGAACTCGCTGGTGGAAATGGTCGACTACGCGCGGCGCCACCAGCTGGTGTGGTGA
- a CDS encoding carboxymuconolactone decarboxylase family protein has product MAEPSQNPHYAPTPAFAAGLEVRTEVLGPAHVQRALDAAAQQGDTSLQQLVTEFAWGTVWTREGLDRKQRSLATVSMLIALNRPQELAGHLRGALANGVTPEELRELMVHSAVYCGFPAALDASRKLTEVLDAAKS; this is encoded by the coding sequence ATGGCCGAACCCAGCCAGAATCCCCACTACGCCCCCACGCCCGCATTCGCGGCCGGGCTCGAGGTCCGCACCGAGGTCCTTGGCCCGGCGCATGTGCAGCGCGCGCTCGATGCCGCGGCCCAGCAGGGCGATACCAGCCTGCAGCAACTGGTCACGGAATTTGCCTGGGGCACGGTGTGGACCCGCGAGGGGCTGGACCGCAAGCAGCGCAGCCTGGCGACGGTATCGATGCTGATCGCGCTGAACCGGCCGCAGGAGCTGGCCGGCCACCTGCGCGGCGCCCTGGCCAACGGCGTCACCCCCGAGGAACTGCGTGAGCTGATGGTGCACAGCGCCGTTTACTGCGGTTTCCCCGCGGCGCTGGACGCGAGCCGCAAACTGACTGAAGTGCTCGACGCCGCCAAGTCCTGA
- a CDS encoding DEAD/DEAH box helicase: MSFSELGLSEKIVRAVAEQGYTSPTPIQAQAIPAILKGGDLLAGAQTGTGKTAGFTLPMLQLLSASAAARAAGNAPRPGKPAVRALVLTPTRELAAQVEESVRNYGKYLRLRSMVMFGGVGINPQIEQLKRGVDIVVATPGRLLDHVSQRTVDLSQVELLVLDEADRMLDMGFIHDIRKILNVLPAKRQNLLFSATFSDDIRALADRLLNNPASIEVARRNTTAETVDQRVYAVDRERKRELLAHLVRQHDWHQVLVFTRTKHGANRLAEQLTKDGLSALAIHGNKSQSARTRALSEFKAGTLRLLVATDIAARGIDIDQLPHVVNFDLPNVPEDYVHRIGRTGRAGAEGEAISLVCVDEHALLRDIERLIKRKIEQTVLTGFEVDPTIAAEPIQKGRQQRGGGQGQGQGQAQGRGRSQARPANADGEPAPRARAPRQPQDAPRQGQGGQPRQRQAEGGQRRGGGNGNAGSNHNGSSNGGARNGAPRQGSQEPARGQQRAAAQPARQPHDAAPAPARNRRPAPQAALLGGNRNRD, encoded by the coding sequence ATGTCTTTCTCCGAACTCGGCTTGTCCGAAAAGATTGTGCGTGCGGTGGCCGAACAGGGCTACACCTCACCGACTCCCATCCAGGCCCAGGCGATCCCCGCCATCCTCAAGGGTGGCGACCTGCTCGCAGGCGCCCAGACCGGCACCGGCAAGACCGCCGGCTTCACCCTGCCAATGCTGCAGTTGCTGTCCGCGTCCGCCGCGGCCCGCGCGGCCGGCAACGCGCCGCGTCCCGGCAAGCCGGCCGTGCGCGCGCTGGTGCTGACGCCCACGCGCGAACTGGCTGCGCAGGTCGAGGAAAGCGTGCGCAACTACGGCAAGTACCTGCGCCTGCGCTCCATGGTGATGTTCGGCGGCGTCGGCATCAACCCGCAGATCGAGCAGCTCAAGCGCGGCGTCGATATCGTGGTGGCCACGCCAGGCCGCCTGCTCGACCATGTGTCCCAGCGCACCGTCGACCTGTCGCAGGTAGAGCTGCTGGTGCTCGATGAAGCCGACCGCATGCTCGACATGGGCTTCATCCACGACATCCGCAAGATCCTCAACGTGCTGCCGGCCAAGCGCCAGAACCTGCTGTTCTCGGCGACGTTCTCGGACGATATCCGCGCACTGGCCGACCGCCTGCTGAACAACCCCGCCTCGATCGAGGTGGCGCGGCGCAACACCACCGCCGAGACCGTCGACCAGCGCGTCTATGCGGTCGACCGCGAACGCAAGCGCGAGCTGCTGGCCCACCTGGTGCGCCAGCATGACTGGCACCAGGTGCTGGTGTTCACCCGCACCAAGCATGGCGCCAACCGCCTGGCCGAGCAGTTGACCAAGGACGGCCTGTCGGCGCTGGCGATCCACGGCAACAAGAGCCAGTCGGCGCGCACGCGCGCGCTGTCCGAATTCAAGGCCGGCACGCTGCGGCTGCTGGTGGCGACCGATATCGCCGCACGCGGCATCGACATCGACCAGCTCCCGCATGTGGTCAACTTTGACCTGCCGAACGTGCCCGAGGACTACGTGCACCGCATCGGGCGCACCGGTCGCGCCGGCGCCGAGGGCGAGGCGATCTCGCTGGTCTGCGTGGACGAGCACGCGCTGCTGCGCGATATCGAACGCCTGATCAAGCGCAAGATCGAGCAGACCGTGCTGACGGGGTTCGAGGTCGACCCGACCATCGCAGCGGAACCGATCCAGAAGGGCCGCCAGCAACGCGGCGGCGGCCAGGGACAAGGACAGGGCCAGGCCCAGGGCCGCGGCCGTAGCCAGGCACGCCCGGCAAACGCCGACGGTGAGCCGGCACCGCGCGCACGCGCGCCGCGCCAACCCCAGGACGCACCGCGCCAGGGCCAGGGCGGCCAGCCGCGTCAACGCCAGGCCGAAGGCGGCCAGCGCCGCGGCGGTGGCAACGGCAACGCAGGCAGCAACCATAATGGCAGTAGCAATGGCGGCGCCCGCAACGGCGCACCGCGCCAGGGCAGCCAGGAGCCGGCACGCGGCCAGCAACGCGCCGCCGCCCAGCCGGCACGCCAGCCGCACGATGCTGCCCCGGCGCCCGCCCGCAACCGCCGCCCGGCGCCGCAGGCCGCGCTGCTCGGCGGCAACCGCAACCGCGACTGA
- a CDS encoding serine/threonine protein kinase, whose amino-acid sequence MTASTAPADSGIPYAGLTPERMLDALESAGLRPDGRLLALNSYENRVWQAGIEDAAPVIAKFYRPGRWTDAAILEEHAFVQQLADAEIPAVPALALPAGAPDAGTLRHHAGFRFAVFPRCGGREPALDRKDTLTWLGRFIGRIHAVGAAQPYQARPALDIDTFGVAPRDWLLASGCIPADLLPAWQSVADLALDGVRRCYERAGDVPLQRVHGDCHRGNVLWIDEDDARGGSHGAPGPHFVDFDDSRMAPAIQDIWMLLEGDRAAMQDQLADIVAGYEDFAEFRMRELWLVEGLRTLRLLHYSAWLASRWTDPAFPAAFPWFGTARYWQDRILELREQVALMDEAPLWGA is encoded by the coding sequence ATGACAGCGTCCACCGCCCCGGCCGATTCCGGTATTCCCTATGCCGGCCTGACGCCTGAGCGGATGCTTGACGCGCTCGAAAGCGCCGGTCTGCGCCCCGACGGGCGCCTGCTGGCGCTCAACAGCTATGAGAACCGGGTGTGGCAGGCCGGCATCGAGGACGCCGCGCCGGTCATCGCCAAGTTCTACCGCCCCGGCCGCTGGACCGACGCGGCCATCCTGGAAGAACACGCCTTCGTGCAGCAGCTGGCCGATGCCGAGATCCCGGCCGTGCCGGCGCTGGCCTTGCCGGCCGGTGCGCCGGATGCGGGCACGCTGCGCCACCACGCCGGCTTTCGCTTTGCGGTGTTCCCGCGCTGCGGCGGCCGCGAACCCGCGCTTGACCGCAAGGACACGCTGACCTGGCTCGGCCGCTTCATTGGCCGTATCCATGCCGTCGGCGCGGCGCAGCCTTACCAGGCCCGGCCCGCACTGGATATCGACACCTTCGGCGTTGCCCCGCGCGACTGGCTGCTGGCCAGCGGCTGCATTCCCGCCGATTTGCTGCCGGCGTGGCAATCAGTCGCCGACCTCGCGCTGGACGGCGTGCGCCGCTGCTACGAACGTGCGGGCGACGTGCCGCTGCAGCGCGTGCATGGCGACTGCCACCGCGGCAATGTGCTGTGGATCGACGAAGACGATGCGCGCGGCGGCAGCCACGGCGCGCCCGGCCCGCACTTCGTGGACTTTGACGACAGCCGCATGGCGCCGGCGATCCAGGACATCTGGATGCTGCTGGAGGGCGACCGCGCGGCGATGCAGGACCAGCTGGCCGATATCGTGGCCGGCTATGAAGATTTCGCTGAATTCCGCATGCGCGAACTGTGGCTGGTGGAAGGGCTGCGCACCCTGCGCCTGCTGCACTACAGCGCCTGGCTGGCCAGCCGCTGGACCGACCCTGCCTTTCCGGCGGCGTTCCCATGGTTCGGCACCGCGCGCTATTGGCAGGACCGCATCCTGGAACTGCGCGAACAGGTCGCGCTGATGGACGAAGCGCCCCTGTGGGGCGCCTGA